One Phaseolus vulgaris cultivar G19833 chromosome 4, P. vulgaris v2.0, whole genome shotgun sequence DNA window includes the following coding sequences:
- the LOC137838836 gene encoding uncharacterized protein, with protein sequence MTKMYQDLKKSYWWHGMKNDVAKFIVACLTCQKSKIEHQRPGGMLTQLAFQYGSGTISQWILLPTYHDGENVVIGPKLIQQTNEKVKTIQKRLKTSLERQKSYANQRRRPLEFSVGEHVFFRVTLFTGVGRAIKSKKLTLKFIGPYQILRIIGPMAYEIALPPPLASIHNIFYVSQLRKCVPDPNHILESDSIQVKENMSFEVKPIRILDSQVKQLRGKSTPMVKVLWDLISRDSTWKIEEEIRASYPNLFL encoded by the exons atgaccaagatgtatcaagatctcaagaagtcttattggtggcatggcatgaagaatgatgtagcCAAGTTTATAGTTGCTTGCTtgacttgtcagaaatcaaagattgaacatcaacgaCCTGGAGGCATGTTAACTCAGTTAGCATTCCAGTATGGAAGTGGGACAAtatctcaatggattttgttacccacttaccaT GATGGTGAAAATGTGGTAATTGGACCAAAACtaatacaacaaaccaatgagaaGGTCAAAACGATtcagaaaagattgaaaacatctctcgagaggcaaaaatcttatgcaaaccaaagaagaagacctttgGAATTCTCTGTGGGTGAACATGTCTTTTTTAGAGTTACACTATTCACTGGTGTAGGAAGAGCAATCAAATCTAAGAAATTGACTCTTAAGTTTAtaggaccttatcaaattctcagGATAATAGGCCCAAtggcttatgaaattgctttgcctcctcctttagctagcattcacaatattttttatgtatccCAGCTAAGAAAGTGCGTACCTGATCCCAACCACATACTAGAGTCTGATTCAATCCAGGTGAAAGAAAATATGTCATTTGAAGTGAAGCCAATTagaattttagattcacaagtaaaacaacttCGTGGAAAAAGTACTCCcatggtgaaagtattgtgggatctcATCTCTCGAGATTCCACCTGGAAAATTGAAGAGGAAATACGAGCATCATACCCTAATCTCTTTTTGTAA
- the LOC137838835 gene encoding uncharacterized protein: MIEAFTEEEIKEAVWQCEGTKSPGPNGFNFNFIKKSWNTLKSDFLAAMECFQETGSIPKGCNASFIALIPKVRDPCNLNQFRPISLVGAIYKVISKVLAGRLKKVLPDLIDGSQSAFLEGRCLTDSVLVANEVIEDIRRRRKRGLCLKVDFEKAYDLVRWDFLYDMLSKMGFHSVWIKWIRACMESATVSVLVNGSPTEEFKPTRGLRQGDPMAPFLFLVVAEGLAGLVRQALKANLLSGVKVGNKEVEMSFLQFVDDTFFLCEDSWSNVVTMKTILRGFEIASVKYQSWWWRDLVKVCKEGGGEGWFQKEVHWVLGRGDKVRFWEDVWIGDTTLKSLFPRLYSLSANKEQKVEDVGMWEGLDWKWRLGWSRDIFEWESKLEEFFSQHLGGADVKQNKDDVRVWGEENLERYSVNAAYKSLLVGCGGTYHATFEYLWKAKAFPDILSTSWRALINRIPTREGLNRRGVQLSSLACVLCEVKEETCQHLFLECIYAQQVWFLCLKWLGITLVQQNDLKDHFLSFHLPQFSFNQNLVLKGIWAAIVRCIWDQRNAIIFKQDVVDVEEILQMAQLKSWLWMKYRTSHNSHSFSDWLLNLLDCLKSIG; the protein is encoded by the exons ATGATTGAGGCTTTCACTGAGGAAGAAATTAAAGAGGCTGTATGGCAATGTGAGGGTACGAAGAGCCCAGGCCCAAATGGTTTTAACTTCAACTTTATCAAGAAGAGTTGGAATACTCTTAAATCTGATTTTTTAGCAGCGATGGAATGCTTCCAGGAAACAGGTTCTATTCCCAAGGGGTGCAATGCTTCATTCATAGCACTTATACCTAAAGTCCGGGACCCGTGCAATCTTAACCAGTTCAGACCCATCTCTCTAGTGGGAGCCATCTATAAAGTTATTTCTAAAGTTTTAGCTGGGAGATTAAAGAAAGTGTTACCTGATCTCATAGATGGTAGTCAATCAGCTTTCTTAGAAGGAAGATGTTTGACAGATAGCGTGCTTGTGGCAAATGAGGTGATTGAGGACATCAGAAGGAGAAGGAAGAGGGGACTGTGTTTGAAGGTTGACTTTGAAAAAGCTTATGATTTAGTTAGATGGGATTTCTTATATGATATgctcagcaagatgggtttcCATAGTGTATGGATAAAATGGATTAGAGCTTGCATGGAATCTGCTACTGTTTCGGTGCTTGTTAATGGGAGTCCCACAGAGGAGTTTAAACCCACAAGAGGTCTAAGGCAGGGTGATCCTATGGCACCTTTTCTCTTTTTGGTAGTGGCAGAAGGCCTTGCTGGACTTGTACGACAAGCACTGAAAGCTAATCTCTTGTCTGGTGTGAAGGTTGGGAATAAGGAGGTAGAGATGTCTTTTCTCCAGTTTGTAGATGATACGTTTTTCCTATGCGAAGACTCATGGAGCAACGTGGTTACAATGAAAACCATCTTAAGGGGGTTTGAAATAGCTTCAG TAAAAtatcaatcttggtggtggagagatctaGTAAAGGTGTGTAAGGAGGGAGGTGGAGAAGGCTGGTTCCAAAAGGAGGTTCACTGGGTATTAGGTAGGGGAGATAAGGTTAGATTTTGGGAAGATGTGTGGATTGGAGACACAACCCTTAAATCCTTATTCCCTAGATTGTATTCTCTATCGGCAAACAAGGAGCAAAAAGTTGAAGATGTTGGGATGTGGGAAGGCTTGGATTGGAAGTGGAGGTTAGGATGGAGTCGTGACATATTCGAATGGGAGTCGAAGTTGGAAGAATTTTTTTCTCAACACTTAGGGGGGGCTGATGTAAAGCAAAACAAGGATGATGTTAGAGTTTGGGGGGAAGAGAATCTGGAAAGGTATTCAGTCAATGCAGCTTATAAAAGTTTACTTGTTGGATGTGGGGGTACCTATCATGCAACTTTCGAATACCTTTGGAAAGCTAAAGCGTTCCCCGACATTTTGTCAACTTCTTGGAGGGCTTTAATAAATAGGATCCCAACCAGGGAGGGGCTGAATAGAAGAGGAGTACAACTGAGTTCTCTAGCTTGCGTTCTATGTGAAGTGAAGGAGGAAACGTGTCAGCATTTGTTCCTAGAATGCATTTATGCACAACAGGTCTGGTTCTTATGTCTTAAATGGTTAGGCATCACGCTAGTTCAACAAAATGACCTTAAAGATCACTTTCTGAGTTTCCATTTACCTCAATTTAGCTTCAACCAAAATCTGGTCTTAAAAGGTATTTGGGCTGCCATTGTGAGGTGTATTTGGGACCAAAGAAATGCGATTATTTTTAAACAAGATGTAGTTGATGTTGAAGAGATTCTGCAAATGGCACAGCTTAAGTCGTGGTTGTGGATGAAGTATAGAACTTCTCATAACTCTCATTCGTTTTCTGATTGGTTACTCAACCTGTTGGATTGCTTAAAAAGCATAGGATAG
- the LOC137837693 gene encoding uncharacterized protein, protein MQTLNEASQTCPQCCCSCTTPFFNSPISSHNTKPPQQRNSSAEWRHSFAVTTTSIFPNTQFTNHESLPSLHESFNEFTKVYPQYSDTEQVDYVRAKDYFHLSLSNQTCLDYIGIGLFSYSQLQHHDTSKSQLPSSSVPQTPQFQPSYSDSIPFFSIYCKTGSLKTLLLHGGQDSEFEGAMRNRIMSFLNISEKDYFMVFTANRTSAFKLVADSYQFQTGRRLLTVYDYESEAAEAMISSSVKRGARAMSAEFSWPRLRIQTTKLRKMIESKRKKKKRKGLFVFPLSSRVTGARYPYLWMSIAQENGWHVLVDACALGPKEMDCFGLSLFQPDFLICSFYKVFGENPSGFGCLFIKKSAISSLESSPSAGIVNLVPEKQPRQSSDYSSGTDLELMRNTTPTSPHEERPFPLSSFSGPMQTKQSEIVEEGEEPTDSNLKAPQCSEIEEIQEPVQTLEKSNVQESCIQCGCLDQVDSLGLILISNRSRYLINWLVNSMLKLKHPNTQGVPLVKIYGPNVKFDRGPALAFNIFDWKGERVEPALVQKLADRSNISISYAFLHHIWFADKYAEEKGKVLQTKVVGDKGVVTTTNKKKDTVGITVVTAALGFMANFEDVYKLWAFVARFLDADFVEKESWRYIAINQKTVEV, encoded by the coding sequence ATGCAGACCCTTAATGAAGCCTCCCAAACGTGCCCTCAGTGTTGTTGCAGCTGCACAACCCCATTTTTCAACTCTCCAATTTCATCACACAACACAAAACCACCACAACAAAGGAACAGTTCTGCTGAGTGGCGCCACAGTTTTGCAGTCACAACAACATCTATATTCCCAAACACTCAATTTACCAACCATGAGTCTCTTCCATCACTTCATGAATCATTCAATGAGTTCACCAAAGTGTACCCTCAGTATTCTGATACTGAACAAGTTGACTATGTTAGAGCCAAGGACTATTTCCACCTGTCACTCTCCAACCAAACTTGCCTTGATTACATTGGCATTGGCCTCTTCTCTTACTCTCAGCTTCAACACCATGACACATCAAAAAGCCAATTACCCTCATCTTCAGTTCCTCAAACACCCCAATTTCAACCTAGTTACTCAGATAGTATTCCTTTCTTTAGCATCTACTGCAAGACTGGTAGCTTAAAGACTCTGTTGCTACATGGGGGACAAGACTCAGAATTTGAGGGTGCAATGAGAAACAGAATCATGAGTTTCCTTAACATATCAGAAAAGGACTACTTTATGGTTTTCACAGCAAACAGAACCTCAGCTTTCAAACTTGTGGCAGATTCATACCAATTCCAAACTGGTAGGAGGCTTCTGACAGTTTATGACTATGAGAGCGAGGCGGCGGAAGCAATGATTAGTTCCTCAGtgaagagaggcgccagggCCATGTCAGCAGAGTTCTCATGGCCTAGGCTAAGGATTCAGACAACAAAGTTGAGGAAGATGATTGAGAgtaagagaaagaagaagaaaaggaaaggcCTTTTTGTTTTCCCACTTAGTTCAAGAGTGACAGGAGCAAGATATCCTTATCTGTGGATGAGCATAGCACAGGAGAATGGATGGCATGTGTTGGTTGATGCATGTGCATTGGGGCCAAAAGAAATGGACTGCTTTGGCCTCTCTCTCTTTCAACCTGACTTTCTTATTTGCTCTTTCTATAAGGTCTTTGGGGAAAACCCTTCTGGATTTGGATGCCTTTTCATTAAGAAATCTGCCATTTCCAGCTTGGAATCTTCCCCTTCAGCAGGAATTGTCAACCTTGTACCAGAAAAGCAGCCTCGCCAATCATCAGATTATTCTTCAGGCACTGACTTAGAACTTATGCGCAATACAACACCGACATCCCCACATGAAGAGAGACCATTTCCTTTGTCATCTTTCTCGGGACCAATGCAAACTAAACAATCTGAAATAGTTGAAGAAGGAGAAGAACCAACTGACTCCAATCTAAAAGCTCCTCAATGTTCTGAAATTGAGGAGATACAAGAGCCAGTTCAGACCCTTGAGAAAAGTAATGTCCAAGAAAGTTGCATCCAATGCGGGTGCTTAGACCAAGTGGATTCTTTGGGCTTGATTCTCATTTCTAACAGGTCAAGGTACCTTATTAACTGGCTGGTAAACTCTATGTTGAAGCTTAAGCATCCTAATACACAAGGGGTTCCTTTGGTCAAGATTTATGGTCCAAATGTGAAATTTGATAGAGGGCCTGCTTTGGCATTCAATATATTTGATTGGAAAGGTGAAAGGGTTGAGCCTGCGCTTGTCCAGAAACTGGCTGATAGAAGCAACATCTCTATCAGCTATGCATTCCTGCATCATATTTGGTTTGCAGATAAGTACGCAGAAGAGAAGGGAAAAGTCCTACAAACCAAAGTGGTCGGAGACAAAGGAGTGGTAACAACAACCAACAAGAAGAAAGATACTGTTGGAATCACTGTGGTCACTGCTGCATTAGGCTTCATGGCTAATTTTGAAGATGTCTATAAGCTTTGGGCTTTTGTTGCTAGATTCCTAGATGCTGACTTTGTGGAGAAAGAGAGCTGGAGATATATTGCCATCAACCAGAAAACAGTTGAGGTTTAG